The following proteins are encoded in a genomic region of Macrobrachium nipponense isolate FS-2020 chromosome 44, ASM1510439v2, whole genome shotgun sequence:
- the LOC135204355 gene encoding uncharacterized protein LOC135204355 isoform X1: MNNMQNTLCPDGGKASPINFVLTRVKGPISSPSEDAKIYQSSSLPLPAIGAVEETLQHVCCNRLFTTTLHYQSHLIEKAETDQAHEFKLLEMGLLRCSLCSIWVQSSGMSLHLRKFHGIIKVNKNATSLGELSSGNKAETTVKPGKSYVIKVSGQTVSAGQPLVGSSTKKSNNIEILSSSASLTKPAYKLITSDGKVYPNTIRLQNSSSGIGGKVIVRPSVPFNNGVPVVTYGSRMIMKANRNISEGKIRMPISSKTGICKVVPAGGAVLQSTSQFAKSVGGVTTVQISGGNIVATSSSGKVSKMKTKFCAELGKPLINVDKKIISRSYKVVEKCSSNKTLPLTNVDLERTNKNKSTNVGVETTVKSPGEKSEVSHTRTKGVSNRKKELMLDMEGPDEKLAFLKFDHSDDIFEEFALSLEKIQKEKESLAKKGKPSTKQKSVPPVSNQSTVVPSEKSDCNGKAESSKPVSNKKRRKQVLKPVLEPGGDVNMETPITSKVKVRKKGKNVLPDSECHTPKVGKKTSPTITVNTKKYRRKFKENKCDTPKCTPKTSQQTPKGKRGGWKKKRPVGRPRREEVSEVSTPNLTGLDTMFNEPTHEDVENEPVLSPKREEEDNIPTVELDLFTLSSLNEKVSVLLTEPHNPDFKVYASMDAIFVGDSALGDVTNQIGYVTDSNNVVFVNPGHFLFPNVQELDKFIPSPIMTIKEKMSLSPRKLCKRATNVKLSVISKENQGVENNQESQGNSRESKISPTKKKTSIADSKINSYTGHKKSLKDKSLGLMVSSSDVVRDSKENVPLARLDGSSGNSKDVRVRRRSARHSGENKGDEQLPSVLNKDEELPGAEIEIKKGEPRSRTMSGSLKLGRNVQVKHLIDGQGKEENVDCDKVDCDKILKVVISPIKSEFQNLVQELKAGLLKSSGNHRIALSFDNDCPERIPNKKKLECDTKDLDVRFEDNDTVILSKPRLRTRSADSVPCGKSSKADSLPSDISSNRYNRLSRRKGRLKSESDSSFRTQHDGEEMGISEQVLSQSRHDFRNISGSTSEDNSDCVSRNGRRKSLSKSTCESLSKEDSLMAVMALAENSVIKGKNLDIKNEPSVIRNRPVRERRPSSKWLESLAFGKCSKRLSTPKLRTERSVSDTSDHSSSGKLRNNDESAKTLDMKKLRDEVRSLTIISGNQNRGPGLTTNNKDVNVVDVLCHSEMSECIESKVYNSNVGCNSIDYNKTSVVVAKSKTNKSNDDWEKGSEMVEDGVGDLLDIVRAGNIQNRIDDETTDTEVNQEEELLCKIDGSQKLNQQQKTKKKKNKKIQYNTHVKNIDEMVVKLDNKMAVGTIIDNDTINQDDDDEEAFLEGGIDEDEMKCKEGNADDCKDLGVCFEGVEDEADINIKSEKQEQPLEKGTKGVATEVKVTQSDKNTECHELSSQHERRDKKNASLDNVFTSTVTKLYLSEGIESSESSETLVSDDSLCKSFSGKEISSEDSSGKSTAERCTASSEESSTENIVEDDEVVVQRKYKVDLCKSSQLSKVIRIDEEISFKVNQEEQAKIFYTLNKGELSDEGLDSPERARKLTDFEEDKLLEEIFDECEKLPHEKLNFVEELEVKSCDRKSLLNCDKNTKFLVKHTPKTSEKLEEGNHNQNMRSTFDKFEEIEPELYEDSESESNDDSEIDKGSLTNIEPGVETGLVENSIQKITESEETGLAENSTQKIIESEEVPWTNHEKSELRDHKFLNNLEDNSKMSELLVNDTLVGNHKEEVVCQDEITKLDLTLERMDCKIKGCDAGILSQPTTDLAYPKDGFEKDVTSKFVGNLEKTVEKRITADLKLAEAASCTEVFEEMSKEAPVNPIINFEKTATGRLDSSEETIRKEASARDLQLQEEVKNTDIPEEIYKENTAGEKIYEETLGKEILHDTEMCVKEAPTNSGNSVFNINVSPRLSKELSIVCSDSSTVGSRSPHSKKEKCRSPRSTGPLSPLKISPLCPSREWHGRGAKLKAQVLIQDQQSGVTAQVLIHDQQTGVTNSERGKYSPRSTGHLSPLKISPELSPPREWHGRGAKLKAQVLIQDQQTYVADSERERHSPKSTSDLSPLKESPELSPPREWHGRGAKLKAQVLIQDQQTNVTDSENERNSPKTTNDLSPLKVSPELSSPREWHGRGAKLKAQVLIQDQQTGVIDSHVVCSGLGIADVKKGFGTDGSDDKSGAYVKSEKEKTISSTKITSPKVSGVSHSNTGISLKSPKPSKFVHDDREWQARGAKLKAQIMISDQQNGQMNTLVEPMDNSFSPVLKSPPAKKAKLGSPPVNMKDIRSFFTVQKASEQKFKKGVSGSDVMPKSSSSTQADSPSSPNCASSSSAWKMRSPTADFTNEHSLLDDVASDEKSFVKANPVTVPNDKHNKRNGKIIHHVENNWNGRMVSCIESSSKLVSPNNSKLNEPNHKLTPPSAGSSSMPLSPSTGNSTFVKPDPHSIGSTKLLSSPQCVTDSSNKDSPQTFRRRKLKLYSVTSSDIRTFFAPVKSTKRKLESSSPLDCKAIKREESSLLKLPKNMEVPEIHPLQTTCQPSKIMSEKFQTLDSATSPDFEGFPYGSRQSGVRARTLVRLITLIKSKKWYGLGNFPFPLDQLCDWNDGMLEDRLFDKYS; encoded by the coding sequence AATACCTTGTGCCCTGATGGAGGGAAAGCGTCGCCCATCAACTTTGTACTAACAAGAGTTAAAGGACCCATTTCCTCTCCTTCAGAAGATGCCAAAATCTATCAGTCTTCCTCCTTACCCCTACCAGCGATTGGGGCTGTGGAAGAAACACTACAACATGTATGTTGTAATCGCTTGTTTACCACTACATTGCACTACCAGTCTCACCTTATAGAAAAAGCCGAGACTGATCAGGCACACGAATTTAAATTACTTGAAATGGGTTTGTTACGGTGTTCGTTATGTTCTATATGGGTGCAGAGTAGTGGGATGTCTTTGCACTTGAGAAAATTCCATGGCATTATAAAAGTCAATAAAAATGCTACGTCGCTTGGTGAGCTCTCTAGTGGCAATAAAGCAGAGACTACGGTAAAGCCTGGGAAAAGTTATGTGATCAAAGTCAGCGGTCAGACTGTGTCTGCAGGGCAGCCACTTGTAGGCAGTTCCACCAAGAAATctaataatattgaaatattatCTTCCAGTGCAAGTCTTACCAAACCAGCCTATAAATTAATAACATCGGATGGGAAGGTTTATCCAAATACTATACGCCTTCAGAATTCATCCAGTGGAATAGGAGGAAAGGTCATTGTCCGACCATCTGTGCCGTTTAATAATGGTGTACCTGTGGTGACCTACGGGTCTCGAATGATCATGAAAGCGAATAGAAATATATCGGAAGGGAAGATCAGAATGCCAATATCCAGTAAAACTGGTATTTGCAAAGTAGTACCTGCTGGTGGGGCAGTGTTGCAAAGCACCTCTCAGTTTGCAAAGTCAGTCGGTGGTGTCACCACTGTGCAGATCAGTGGTGGGAATATTGTGGCTACTTCAAGTTCAGGCAAGGTGTCAAAAATGAAGACGAAGTTCTGTGCAGAGTTAGGGAAACCATTAATAAATGttgataagaaaataatatctaGATCTTATAAGGTTGTAGAAAAATGCTCAAGTAACAAGACTTTGCCATTAACAAATGTAGATTTAGAaaggacaaataaaaataagagtacGAATGTGGGTGTTGAAACAACAGTGAAATCTCCTGGCGAAAAAAGTGAGGTATCTCATACCAGGACTAAAGGCGTGAGTAACAGAAAGAAGGAATTGATGCTAGATATGGAAGGTCCAGATGAAAAGCTTGCATTTTTGAAATTTGATCACAGTGATGACATATTTGAGGAATTTGCTTTAAGTTTAGAGAAAATTCAGAAGGAGAAAGAGTCTCTGGCAAAAAAAGGGAAGCCAAGCACCAAACAAAAATCTGTACCTCCTGTAAGCAATCAAAGCACAGTAGTGCCTAGTGAAAAAAGTGACTGTAATGGAAAAGCAGAGAGTTCAAAGCCTGTGTCCAATAAAAAACGCCGTAAGCAAGTCTTGAAGCCTGTGCTGGAACCTGGAGGTGACGTCAACATGGAAACTCCAATCACTTCCAAAGTCAAAGTGaggaaaaagggtaaaaatgtgTTACCAGACAGTGAATGCCATACACCCAAAGTTGGTAAAAAAACTAGTCCAACCATCACAGTTAATACGaagaaatatagaagaaaattTAAAGAGAACAAATGTGATACTCCTAAATGTACTCCAAAGACATCTCAGCAgacacctaaaggtaaacgtGGTGGTTGGAAAAAGAAAAGGCCAGTTGGACGCCCCCGCAGAGAGGAAGTTAGTGAAGTGAGCACTCCTAATTTAACCGGGTTAGACACAATGTTTAATGAACCAACTCATGAAGATGTGGAGAATGAACCAGTATTGTCACCCAAACGTGAAGAGGAGGACAATATTCCTACTGTAGAATTGGACCTGTTTACTCTATCCTCGCTTAATGAAAAAGTATCTGTTTTGCTCACAGAGCCCCATAACCCAGATTTTAAAGTTTATGCCAGCATGGATGCAATATTTGTTGGAGATTCCGCTCTTGGTGACGTTACAAACCAAATTGGGTATGTGACAGACTCCAACAATGTTGTGTTTGTAAATCCTGGTCATTTCCTCTTCCCCAATGTACAGGAACTTGATAAATTTATTCCTAGCCCAATAATGACAATAAAGGAAAAGATGAGCTTGTCACCTAGAAAGCTATGTAAACGTGCCACTAATGTTAAATTATCAGTAATTAGTAAAGAGAATCAGGGTGTTGAAAATAATCAAGAATCTCAGGGAAATAGTAGAGAATCTAAGATATCTCCTACCAAGAAGAAAACTAGTATTGCAGACAGTAAGATAAACTCTTATACTGGGCATAAAAAATCATTGAAGGACAAAAGTTTAGGGTTGATGGTATCAAGCAGTGATGTTGTGCGAGATAGTAAAGAGAATGTTCCCCTAGCTAGATTGGACGGTTCTTCTGGAAACTCAAAGGATGTGAGGGTAAGACGACGTAGTGCTCGTCACAGcggagaaaataaaggagatgaacaGTTGCCTTCAGTTTTAAATAAAGATGAAGAATTGCCTGGTGCTGAAATAGAAATTAAGAAAGGGGAACCTAGGTCCAGAACAATGTCAGGGAGTCTGAAATTGGGGAGAAATGTACAGGTAAAGCACTTAATTGATGGTCAAGGTAAAGAGGAAAATGTAGACTGTGACAAGGTTGACTGTGACAAGATTTTGAAAGTCGTGATATCTCCTATCAAGTCCGAATTCCAGAACTTGGTACAAGAGTTGAAAGCGGGACTTCTAAAGTCTTCAGGGAATCACAGAATAGCACTTTCGTTTGATAATGACTGCCCTGAAAGAATTCCTAATAAAAAGAAGCTTGAATGTGATACTAAAGATTTAGATGTCAGATTTGAAGACAATGACACTGTTATTTTGAGTAAGCCAAGGTTGCGAACTAGGTCAGCAGATAGTGTCCCATGTGGAAAAAGCTCCAAAGCTGACTCTCTTCCTAGTGATATTAGTAGTAATAGGTATAACCGTTTGTCCAGAAGGAAAGGTCGATTAAAAAGTGAAAGTGATTCTTCATTTAGGACACAACATGACGGTGAGGAAATGGGAATCTCAGAGCAAGTGTTGTCTCAAAGTAGACATGATTTTAGAAATATTAGTGGTAGTACATCAGAGGACAATAGTGATTGTGTGTCTCGTAATGGGAGAAGAAAATCTCTTTCCAAAAGTACCTGTGAAAGTCTGTCAAAAGAAGATTCCTTAATGGCTGTAATGGCATTGGCAGAAAATTCTGTGATAAAAGGTAAAAACTTAGATATTAAAAATGAACCCAGTGTAATTAGAAACCGaccagttagagagagaagacctAGCTCTAAGTGGCTTGAAAGTCTAGCCTTTGGTAAGTGCTCTAAAAGGCTTTCTACACCCAAGCTCAGGACTGAACGGTCTGTGTCAGACACTAGTGATCATTCAAGCTCTGGAAAACTACGGAACAATGATGAAAGTGCAAAAACACTTGATATGAAAAAACTAAGGGATGAAGTGAGGTCACTTACAATCATTTCAGGAAACCAAAATAGAGGGCCAGGtttaacaacaaacaacaaagatGTAAATGTGGTTGATGTACTATGTCACAGTGAAATGAGTGAGTGTATCGAGAGTAAAGTATATAATAGTAATGTTGGCTGTAATAGTATTGATTATAATAAAACCTCAGTTGTTGTTGCCAAGAGTAAAACTAATAAGAGCAATGATGACTGGGAAAAGGGAAGTGAAATGGTAGAGGATGGTGTTGGGGATTTATTAGATATTGTTAGAGCAGGAAACATACAAAACAGAATAGATGATGAGACAACAGACACTGAAGTTAATCAGGAAGAGGAACTTTTGTGCAAAATTGATGGATCACAGAAGTTGAATCagcaacaaaagacaaaaaagaagaaaaacaagaaaattcaataCAATACTCATGTAAAAAATATAGATGAAATGGTGGTTAAACTTGATAACAAAATGGCAGTTGGCACAATAATTGACAATGACACTATAaaccaagatgatgatgatgaagaagcaTTTTTGGAAGGTGGAATAGATGAAGACGAAATGAAGTGCAAAGAGGGAAACGCTGATGACTGTAAGGATCTAGGTGTTTGTTTTGAGGGAGTTGAGGATGAAGcagatattaatataaaaagtGAGAAGCAGGAGCAACCACTTGAGAAAGGCACTAAGGGAGTTGCTACTGAGGTAAAAGTTACTCAAAGTGACAAGAATACTGAATGTCATGAATTGTCATCACAACATGAAAGACGTGACAAAAAGAATGCCTCTCTTGATAATGTATTTACAAGTACTGTAACAAAGTTATATCTTTCAGAGGGTATTGAAAGTTCTGAATCATCAGAAACACTTGTTTCTGATGATTCTTTGTGTAAGAGCTTTTCTGGTAAAGAGATTTCTAGTGAAGATTCTAGCGGCAAAAGTACAGCAGAAAGATGTACAGCAAGTAGTGAAGAGAGTAGTACAGAAAATATAGTTGAGGATGATGAAGTAGTAGTGCAGAGGAAGTACAAAGTTGACCTTTGTAAAAGTTCACAACTTTCCAAAGTAATTAGAATAGATGAAGAGATATCATTCAAAGTGAACCAAGAGGAACAAGCAAAAATattttacactttaaacaaaGGTGAATTGTCTGATGAAGGCCTGGACTCACCTGAAAGAGCAAGGAAGTTGACTGACTTTGAAGAGGACAAACTTTTGGAAGAAATTTTTGATGAATGTGAGAAATTACCGCATGAAAAATTAAACTTTGTGGAGGAATTGGAAGTAAAGTCATGTGACAGGAAAAGTTTACTAAATtgtgacaaaaatacaaaatttttagtCAAACATACCCCCAAAACAAGTGAAAAACTTGAAGAAggaaatcataatcaaaatatgaGGAGTACATTTGATAAGTTTGAAGAGATCGAACCGGAATTGTATGAGGACAGTGAATCAGAATCGAATGACGATAGTGAAATAGATAAAGGGAGTCTTACAAATATTGAACCTGGTGTTGAAACAGGATTGGTAGAGAACAGCATTCAGAAAATAACAGAAAGTGAGGAAACAGGATTGGCAGAGAACAGCACCCAGAAAATAATAGAAAGCGAGGAAGTACCTTGGACAAACCATGAAAAGAGTGAATTGAGGGACCAcaaatttctaaataatttagAAGACAATAGTAAAATGTCAGAGTTGTTGGTAAATGATACTTTAGTTGGAAACCATAAGGAAGAGGTTGTTTGTCAGGATGAAATAACTAAATTAGATCTCACTCTGGAAAGGATGGATTGTAAAATAAAGGGCTGTGATGCTGGAATCCTTAGTCAACCCACAACTGATTTAGCTTATCCCAAAGATGGGTTTGAGAAAGATGTTACTTCAAAGTTTGTTGGTAACTTGGAGAAGACAGTTGAAAAAAGAATTACTGCCGATTTAAAACTGGCAGAAGCAGCCAGTTGTACTGAAGTGTTCGAAGAGATGAGCAAAGAAGCTCCAGTTAATCCCATAATCAATTTTGAAAAGACCGCAACTGGAAGGTTAGATTCCTCAGAGGAGACTATTAGAAAAGAAGCAAGTGCCAGAGATTTACAGTTGCAAGAAGAGGTTAAGAATACTGATATTCCAGAAGAGATTTATAAGGAAAATACTGCTGGTGAAAAAATCTATGAAGAAACCTTAGGAAAAGAAATTCTTCATGATACTGAAATGTGTGTGAAAGAAGCTCCTACTAATAGTGGCAACTCTGTCTTCAATATAAATGTTTCACCAAGACTTTCCAAAGAGTTAAGTATTGTGTGTTCTGATTCCAGTACTGTTGGTAGTAGGTCCCCtcatagtaaaaaagaaaaatgtaggaGCCCTAGATCTACAGGTCCTTTGTCACCCTTAAAAATTTCACCATTGTGTCCATCTCGGGAATGGCATGGACGAGGGGCTAAACTCAAAGCTCAAGTACTTATTCAAGATCAGCAGTCTGGTGTTACAGCTCAAGTACTTATTCATGATCAACAGACTGGTGTTACTAATTCTGAGAGGGGAAAATATTCACCCAGATCTACAGGTCATTTATCTCCCTTGAAAATTTCACCAGAATTATCTCCACCACGGGAATGGCATGGTCGTGGAGCTAAACTCAAAGCTCAAGTGCTTATTCAGGATCAGCAGACATATGTTGCTGATTCTGAGAGGGAAAGACATTCACCCAAATCTACATCTGATTTGTCTCCCTTGAAAGAGTCGCCAGAATTATCTCCACCACGGGAATGGCATGGTCGTGGAGCTAAACTCAAAGCGCAAGTGCTTATTCAAGATCAGCAGACAAATGTTACTGATTCTGAGAATGAAAGAAATTCACCCAAAACTACCAATGATTTGTCTCCCCTGAAAGTTTCACCCGAGTTATCTTCACCTCGGGAATGGCATGGTCGTGGAGCTAAACTTAAAGCACAAGTACTTATTCAGGATCAGCAGACAGGTGTTATTGATTCTCATGTAGTTTGCTCTGGTCTTGGTATTGCAGATGTTAAGAAGGGTTTTGGAACAGATGGATCAGATGATAAATCAGGTGCTTACGTGAAAAGTGAGAAAGAAAAGACTATTTCAAGTACTAAAATTACGAGTCCAAAAGTTAGTGGAGTATCCCATTCTAATACTGGCATTTCCCTGAAGTCCCCTAAACCTTCTAAATTTGTGCACGATGATCGCGAGTGGCAAGCAAGAGGAGCCAAACTGAAAGCACAGATTATGATTAGTGACCAGCAGAATGGCCAAATGAACACCTTAGTGGAACCAATGGACAACAGCTTCTCCCCAGTTCTCAAGTCTCCTCCTGCAAAGAAAGCAAAACTTGGAAGTCCACCTGTGAATATGAAAGATATTAGATCATTCTTCACAGTTCAGAAGGCTTCAGAACAAAAATTCAAGAAAGGTGTGAGTGGATCTGATGTCATGCCTAAATCAAGCTCTTCCACACAAGCTGACTCTCCCAGTTCACCTAACTGTGCAAGCTCTTCAAGTGCCTGGAAAATGAGATCTCCCACTGCTGATTTTACCAATGAACATTCTTTGCTAGATGATGTAGCTTCTGATGAAAAAAGCTTTGTGAAAGCTAATCCTGTCACTGTACCTAATGATAAACATAATAAACGGAATGGCAAGATCATCCATCACGTTGAAAACAACTGGAATGGCAGAATGGTCAGTTGCATTGAATCTTCAAGTAAACTAGTATCTCCAAATAACAGTAAGTTAAATGAACCGAACCACAAGCTTACTCCTCCCAGTGCCGGATCTTCCAGTATGCCTCTGTCTCCAAGTACAGGTAATAGTACTTTTGTAAAACCAGACCCTCATAGTATAGGTTCTACCAAACTTCTTAGCAGTCCACAGTGTGTAACAGACTCTTCCAACAAAGATAGTCCTCAGACATTCAGGAGAAGGAAGTTAAAATTATATTCTGTCACTAGTAGTGACATAAGAACATTCTTTGCTCCAGTTAAAAGTACCAAAAGAAAGCTAGAATCCTCATCACCACTTGATTGCAAGGCTATAAAACGAGAAGAAAGTTCCCTGTTGAAATTACCAAAGAATATGGAAGTTCCTGAGATCCATCCTTTGCAGACTACCTGTCAGCCAAGTAAaatcatgtctgaaaaattccaGACTTTGGACTCTGCAACCTCACCAGACTTTGAAGGCTTCCCGTATGGTTCAAGGCAATCAGGTGTCCGAGCCAGAACTTTAGTGAGATTAATAActcttataaaaagtaaaaaatggtaTGGATTGggtaattttccttttcctttagatCAATTATGTGACTGGAATGATGGCATGTTAGAAGACAGATTATTTGATAAGTATTCATAG